Proteins encoded together in one Rubripirellula reticaptiva window:
- a CDS encoding DNA-directed RNA polymerase subunit alpha, with protein sequence MTMHIRWRGMELPSALEVDRDTLTSSYGKFVAEPFERGFGSSVGNSLRRVLLSSLMGSAVTQIKIRGAQHEFTSIPGVVEDVTQIVLNVKSLVVRNHSEATRVITIESNKAGVLTGADVQTDSDVEIINKDHVIATLTSDVPFMMEMVVENGRGYVPSTEHSSVDHEIGIIPIDAVFSPITRVRYEVEETRVGQKTNYDKLNLEIWSDGSVSPELALVEAAKILRKHLNPFVQYRELGPSIFSAARGGAGSPEAQLEAKLNMTLADLRLSVRANNCLESENIQTVRDLVQRTEDSLLEVRNFGDTTLNETREKLAQYGLHLGMRVPNAPLF encoded by the coding sequence ATGACAATGCATATTCGTTGGCGTGGCATGGAACTTCCCTCCGCCCTGGAAGTCGACCGTGATACCCTAACATCGTCCTACGGCAAGTTCGTCGCCGAACCTTTCGAGCGTGGATTTGGATCAAGCGTTGGCAATAGCCTCCGTCGCGTCCTGCTAAGCAGCTTGATGGGCAGCGCCGTTACGCAAATCAAAATCCGCGGTGCCCAACACGAATTCACCTCGATCCCCGGTGTCGTCGAAGACGTTACCCAGATCGTTCTGAACGTGAAGAGCTTGGTGGTTCGCAATCACAGCGAAGCAACTCGCGTGATCACGATCGAATCGAACAAGGCAGGCGTGCTAACCGGCGCCGACGTTCAAACCGACTCGGATGTCGAAATCATCAACAAGGACCACGTCATCGCGACGTTGACGTCCGACGTTCCATTCATGATGGAAATGGTCGTTGAAAACGGTCGAGGCTATGTGCCAAGCACCGAACACAGCTCTGTCGATCACGAAATCGGAATCATTCCAATCGACGCGGTCTTCAGCCCGATCACTCGCGTTCGATACGAAGTCGAAGAAACTCGCGTGGGTCAAAAGACCAACTACGATAAATTGAACTTGGAAATTTGGTCCGATGGATCGGTCAGCCCGGAATTGGCGTTGGTTGAAGCGGCCAAGATCTTGCGCAAACACCTGAACCCGTTCGTTCAATACCGCGAACTTGGCCCGAGTATTTTCTCGGCAGCTCGAGGCGGCGCGGGATCACCAGAGGCTCAGCTCGAAGCCAAGCTAAACATGACGCTTGCCGATTTGCGTTTGTCGGTGCGAGCCAACAACTGCTTGGAAAGCGAAAATATTCAAACGGTTCGTGACCTAGTCCAGCGAACCGAAGACAGTCTGCTTGAAGTGCGCAACTTCGGCGACACCACCCTGAACGAGACTCGCGAGAAGCTTGCTCAGTACGGACTGCACCTCGGCATGCGAGTGCCAAACGCACCGCTATTCTAA
- a CDS encoding bL17 family ribosomal protein yields MRHRRRGRTLGRSPSHRKALLKNLASALFLTERDATYDDNAPKVAGRITTTLHKAKEVRPLVEKCITIAKKSISAAEEAEKFAAPAERGSDAWKKWRTSDQWSKWAAARAPVVTARRRVVQLIGDKDAAKILFDTIAPRFVDRPGGYTRILRLAKPRLGDNGERAILEFVGKNDRVKRSAQRPAFEGEAPQEEPEAVAAGSEE; encoded by the coding sequence ATGCGTCACCGACGACGAGGCCGCACGCTCGGTCGCAGCCCGAGCCACCGTAAAGCTTTGCTGAAGAACCTCGCCAGCGCTCTGTTTTTGACAGAACGCGACGCGACTTACGACGACAACGCACCGAAGGTTGCCGGCCGCATCACGACTACCTTGCACAAGGCCAAAGAGGTACGTCCTCTGGTCGAAAAGTGCATCACGATTGCTAAGAAGTCAATTTCCGCTGCCGAAGAAGCCGAGAAGTTTGCCGCACCTGCGGAACGCGGCTCCGACGCATGGAAGAAATGGCGCACCAGCGATCAATGGTCCAAGTGGGCTGCCGCTCGTGCACCGGTTGTTACCGCACGTCGACGCGTCGTTCAACTGATCGGTGACAAGGATGCCGCCAAGATCCTGTTCGACACCATCGCCCCGCGTTTTGTTGACCGTCCCGGTGGATACACACGTATCCTTCGATTGGCCAAGCCTCGCTTGGGCGATAACGGTGAACGAGCAATCTTGGAATTCGTCGGTAAGAACGACCGTGTCAAGCGATCAGCTCAACGTCCTGCATTCGAAGGTGAAGCACCGCAAGAAGAACCTGAAGCAGTCGCTGCAGGCAGCGAAGAATAG
- a CDS encoding type 2 periplasmic-binding domain-containing protein has translation MSFESGSVHRVTRRQAISQSATCLAGITLLGCNRTDEVVAPVAAARTDIPLRITWVGSQDEADAIERGWSSVSEQAIAINVVVIDRSQSVPSIADLTELAKSSDLLSVPLMMVAELASSESIESLTGDAISVITSDLLPAMRSGVARYGGDTFAIPYAANLPALFFSTNRSEADLALSWKEYGDRVGADWNGKAGEPTTAGWAASMFLWRSIGSAQRWLVSRETFEPTIDDEPYVQALDQMRQTVARYETPRQTPSQIWQRLQQRELAAGITFPTSQANSEAELSAADLPSPESSSQSLASLAFSPWLNAITMSANCRQTDASKLFMDWISGGEGSESTRQMVAPYNAVRSSDASSSLTPYAQWIEKKLGSPVTLPSMQFISAGEYYAALDHAVMDCLDGKSTAAEALASAKSHWQSITKRVGVDVQLRAWRRANGMRA, from the coding sequence CTGGCTCTGTGCATCGTGTGACCCGCCGGCAAGCGATTTCGCAATCCGCCACCTGCTTGGCCGGCATCACGCTGTTGGGATGCAATCGTACCGACGAAGTGGTTGCGCCGGTCGCGGCGGCGCGGACCGACATTCCCCTGCGAATCACGTGGGTGGGCAGCCAAGACGAAGCCGATGCGATCGAAAGGGGATGGTCGTCGGTTAGTGAGCAAGCGATCGCGATCAATGTCGTAGTGATTGATCGCTCTCAGTCCGTCCCGTCGATTGCCGACTTGACCGAACTGGCCAAAAGCAGCGATTTGCTAAGCGTGCCCTTGATGATGGTCGCGGAATTGGCGTCGAGCGAGTCCATCGAATCTCTTACCGGCGATGCGATTAGCGTGATCACGTCGGACCTGTTGCCGGCGATGCGCAGCGGAGTCGCTCGATATGGCGGAGACACGTTTGCAATTCCTTACGCTGCGAATCTGCCGGCTTTGTTCTTTTCGACCAACCGTAGCGAGGCCGACTTGGCATTGTCGTGGAAGGAATACGGCGATCGAGTTGGTGCAGATTGGAACGGTAAGGCGGGTGAGCCGACGACTGCTGGATGGGCGGCTTCGATGTTTTTGTGGCGTTCGATTGGTTCGGCCCAGCGATGGCTCGTCAGCCGCGAGACGTTCGAACCCACGATCGACGACGAGCCCTACGTTCAGGCTCTTGATCAGATGCGGCAAACGGTGGCTCGCTATGAAACGCCTCGCCAAACACCCTCGCAAATTTGGCAGAGATTGCAGCAGCGCGAATTGGCCGCAGGGATCACGTTTCCAACGAGCCAAGCGAACTCGGAAGCTGAACTCAGTGCTGCAGACCTGCCGAGTCCCGAATCGAGCAGCCAGTCGCTAGCTTCGCTTGCATTCAGCCCTTGGTTGAATGCGATCACGATGTCGGCAAACTGCCGGCAAACTGATGCTTCGAAGCTATTTATGGACTGGATCAGCGGCGGTGAGGGAAGCGAGTCGACGCGGCAAATGGTTGCGCCCTATAACGCCGTGCGATCTAGCGACGCGTCATCGAGCTTAACTCCATACGCACAATGGATAGAAAAGAAGCTTGGTTCGCCTGTCACCCTGCCGTCGATGCAATTCATTTCCGCTGGTGAATACTACGCAGCGCTCGATCACGCGGTGATGGACTGCCTTGATGGAAAATCGACTGCGGCCGAGGCGCTTGCCAGCGCAAAGTCTCACTGGCAATCGATCACCAAACGAGTTGGCGTTGATGTGCAACTGCGTGCATGGCGAAGAGCCAACGGTATGCGTGCTTAG